A genomic region of Rhodospirillales bacterium contains the following coding sequences:
- a CDS encoding phosphoribosylformylglycinamidine cyclo-ligase, giving the protein MKDSAYKQSGVDIDAGAEVVDRIKPHVQSTFRSGVMQGLGGFGAFFDLKQTKYTDPVLVSSNDGVGTKLKIAIDTGVHNSVGIDLVAMCVNDLIVQGAEPLFFLDYFATGKLDPAAAEDVIAGIAAGCKEAGCALIGGETAEMPGMYGAGDYDLAGFTVGAVERDRIVTGERVQAGDVILALASSGPHSNGYSLIRRLAESNYDRPAPFQTDAATLGAALLTPTRIYVKSLLAALEENDADGQPLIKAMANITGGGLIENIPRTMPEGTQAVIDAASWELPPVFRWLKEAGNLSADDMARTLNCGIGMTVICAAEAAAKLTAVLESHGETVYRIGHIAAAPGEEAHVTLKHQDAEWA; this is encoded by the coding sequence ATGAAAGACAGTGCTTACAAACAATCCGGCGTTGATATTGATGCGGGCGCCGAAGTGGTCGACCGGATCAAACCGCATGTCCAGTCCACGTTCCGAAGCGGCGTGATGCAGGGACTGGGCGGCTTTGGCGCGTTTTTCGACCTGAAACAGACCAAATACACAGATCCGGTTCTGGTGTCTTCGAATGACGGGGTGGGCACAAAATTAAAAATCGCGATTGATACCGGCGTGCATAACAGCGTCGGAATTGATCTGGTGGCGATGTGCGTCAACGATTTGATCGTGCAGGGGGCCGAGCCTTTGTTTTTTCTCGATTATTTTGCCACAGGCAAACTTGACCCGGCGGCCGCCGAAGATGTGATTGCCGGGATCGCCGCCGGATGCAAAGAGGCCGGCTGCGCCCTGATCGGCGGCGAAACAGCGGAAATGCCCGGCATGTACGGCGCGGGCGATTATGACCTCGCGGGCTTTACCGTCGGCGCGGTAGAACGCGACCGGATCGTGACCGGGGAGCGCGTGCAGGCGGGCGACGTTATTCTGGCGTTGGCCTCCAGCGGGCCGCATTCCAACGGTTATTCCCTGATCCGGCGGCTGGCCGAAAGTAACTATGACCGCCCGGCCCCGTTTCAGACAGACGCGGCGACGCTGGGCGCGGCGCTCCTGACGCCGACACGGATATACGTGAAAAGCCTGCTGGCGGCGCTGGAGGAAAACGATGCCGACGGCCAGCCCCTCATCAAGGCAATGGCGAATATTACCGGCGGCGGGCTGATCGAAAATATCCCGCGGACCATGCCGGAAGGCACGCAGGCCGTCATCGACGCCGCTTCATGGGAATTGCCGCCTGTGTTCCGGTGGTTGAAAGAGGCCGGGAACCTCTCTGCCGACGACATGGCCCGGACGCTGAACTGCGGGATCGGCATGACGGTCATCTGCGCAGCCGAGGCCGCCGCCAAGCTGACTGCCGTCCTCGAAAGCCATGGCGAAACCGTATACCGGATCGGCCATATCGCGGCAGCGCCGGGCGAAGAGGCGCATGTTACCCTCAAACATCAGGATGCAGAATGGGCGTAG
- a CDS encoding DUF2066 domain-containing protein, with protein sequence MSRFYKKLPRLILVFSFCASFLMGIGGTAYAQGSDAFTVTGVHVDVTADDAVAAREQAFQKAQVQAFQELAARLLTDAQAAALTPPAPDVVSSLIQDFEITEERLSAVRYVGTYIFRFKNDAVRKYFSGYGVSYTDVSSKPVLILPFYQWGTRMVIWEDNNPWRQAWNRSGAGYGLVPVVVPIGDLQDVAAINDDTMLTYDAQKMAEMMERYGTGDGVIVLAAPEPEGAETPAGLNITIYRTELIRPVFVQNFHVNAPEDGDVFAAAVMGVRRALQKDWKDKTLVESNLPQNSLKARVRYSSMKEWVDTQKSLRSVQGVSDVKLQSLTPRQADIELVYRGTEDRLRLALEQADMTLTLPESAMPTDPYGLQYGYRPAANTVYDLYLNKYAPAPPIAAPENPLEQQSW encoded by the coding sequence ATGAGCAGATTTTATAAAAAACTTCCGCGTTTAATCCTAGTCTTTTCTTTTTGCGCGTCTTTTTTGATGGGCATAGGGGGAACGGCATATGCGCAGGGCAGTGATGCCTTTACCGTCACGGGCGTGCATGTCGACGTGACGGCGGACGATGCCGTGGCCGCGCGGGAGCAGGCTTTCCAGAAGGCACAGGTTCAGGCTTTTCAAGAGCTGGCTGCCCGGCTCCTGACCGACGCACAAGCCGCGGCCCTGACGCCGCCGGCGCCGGATGTCGTGTCCAGCCTGATTCAGGATTTTGAAATCACGGAAGAGCGGTTATCCGCGGTGCGCTACGTCGGAACCTATATCTTCAGATTTAAAAACGATGCGGTTCGTAAATATTTTTCTGGCTACGGCGTGTCTTATACCGATGTTTCCAGCAAGCCGGTTTTGATCCTGCCGTTCTATCAATGGGGGACGCGGATGGTCATCTGGGAAGATAACAATCCGTGGCGCCAAGCATGGAACCGCAGCGGCGCCGGATACGGGCTGGTGCCGGTGGTTGTGCCGATCGGGGATCTGCAGGATGTAGCTGCGATTAATGATGATACCATGCTGACCTACGACGCCCAGAAAATGGCGGAAATGATGGAACGCTATGGCACCGGCGATGGTGTAATTGTTCTGGCGGCACCGGAACCGGAAGGGGCGGAAACCCCCGCCGGACTGAATATCACAATTTACCGGACTGAATTGATTCGCCCGGTTTTCGTCCAGAACTTTCATGTTAACGCGCCGGAGGATGGCGATGTCTTTGCCGCCGCCGTGATGGGCGTGCGGCGGGCGCTGCAAAAAGACTGGAAGGATAAAACGCTGGTTGAATCAAACCTGCCGCAAAACAGCCTGAAGGCCCGCGTGCGCTATAGCTCGATGAAGGAATGGGTGGATACCCAAAAATCCCTGCGCAGCGTGCAGGGCGTCAGCGACGTGAAGCTTCAATCTCTGACCCCGCGGCAAGCCGATATCGAACTCGTGTATCGCGGAACAGAGGACCGCCTGCGGCTGGCGCTGGAGCAGGCCGATATGACGCTGACCTTGCCGGAAAGCGCGATGCCGACCGATCCCTATGGTCTGCAATATGGCTACCGGCCGGCGGCGAATACCGTATATGATCTGTATTTGAACAAATATGCCCCGGCCCCGCCGATTGCGGCGCCGGAAAACCCGCTGGAGCAACAGTCATGGTAA
- a CDS encoding amino acid ABC transporter substrate-binding protein, whose translation MVKHALLLSLFLIFLVMGTAAHAADNESVYERVMRTGKIRCGYVIYPPNTIKDPNTGEIYGMSPDVIKKAAEGLGLEIEWAEEVGTATMVQGLINDRYDMLCTAAWLNLPRARYAAFSKPIYYTVVNAVSREGDIRFDNNLKAINDPAVTVGSVDGSAYTVIAQTQFPNAKISSYPDLTDLAQPLVDVMTGKADVAFMENYILNSFMENNPGKVRMVPADRPVKVFQNSYLMKGGEYRFNHMIDVALTHMLNNGEVDEIISLYEKWPGSFKRVAIPYEQE comes from the coding sequence ATGGTAAAACATGCGCTTTTACTATCTCTGTTTCTGATCTTCCTTGTTATGGGGACCGCCGCCCATGCGGCGGATAATGAATCGGTGTATGAACGCGTTATGCGTACCGGGAAAATCCGCTGTGGTTACGTCATTTACCCGCCCAATACCATAAAAGATCCCAATACAGGTGAAATCTACGGGATGTCGCCGGATGTTATCAAAAAAGCTGCCGAGGGTCTGGGACTGGAAATCGAATGGGCCGAAGAAGTAGGGACCGCGACAATGGTACAGGGGCTTATAAATGATCGTTATGATATGCTTTGTACAGCGGCATGGCTGAACTTGCCGCGGGCCCGTTACGCCGCTTTTTCCAAGCCGATTTATTACACGGTTGTGAATGCCGTTTCCCGCGAAGGTGACATCCGCTTCGACAACAATCTGAAGGCGATCAACGATCCGGCTGTAACCGTCGGCAGCGTCGATGGCTCGGCTTATACTGTGATCGCGCAAACGCAGTTCCCGAACGCCAAAATTTCATCCTATCCGGACCTGACCGACCTCGCTCAGCCGTTGGTCGATGTCATGACGGGTAAGGCCGACGTGGCGTTCATGGAAAATTACATTTTGAATTCCTTTATGGAGAACAATCCCGGCAAAGTCCGCATGGTGCCGGCCGATCGCCCGGTGAAGGTCTTCCAGAATTCATATTTGATGAAGGGGGGAGAATACCGTTTTAACCACATGATCGACGTGGCCTTGACCCATATGCTCAATAACGGGGAAGTCGATGAAATTATCTCCCTCTACGAAAAATGGCCGGGTTCGTTTAAACGCGTGGCTATCCCTTACGAACAAGAATAG
- a CDS encoding phosphoribosylglycinamide formyltransferase, with protein MGVEKINLAIFISGRGSNMEALIDACQALDFPAQICVVFSNKPEAVGLAKAQAAGIATEVVDHRDFPKDKPGFEAAIQEKLAQYPVDLICLAGFMRILSADFIARWPGRIINIHPSLLPKFKGLDTHERALEAGETEHGCTVHYVVPEMDAGPVILQKAVPVLPGDTPDTLAARVLVQEHAAYPEAVRTVCETIKKSS; from the coding sequence ATGGGCGTAGAAAAAATCAATCTCGCCATATTTATTTCCGGGCGGGGGAGCAATATGGAGGCATTGATTGACGCCTGCCAAGCCCTTGATTTCCCGGCACAAATATGTGTTGTCTTCTCAAATAAACCGGAGGCCGTCGGGCTGGCGAAGGCACAGGCGGCGGGGATTGCCACGGAGGTTGTCGATCACCGGGATTTTCCGAAAGACAAGCCGGGGTTTGAAGCCGCGATCCAAGAGAAGCTGGCGCAATACCCGGTCGATCTGATCTGTCTGGCCGGTTTCATGCGTATCCTGAGCGCCGATTTTATTGCGCGCTGGCCGGGCCGTATTATCAATATCCACCCGTCCCTGCTGCCGAAATTCAAGGGGCTGGACACCCATGAACGGGCGCTGGAGGCCGGGGAAACCGAGCACGGCTGCACGGTTCATTATGTCGTGCCGGAAATGGATGCCGGGCCGGTAATTTTGCAAAAAGCCGTTCCTGTCCTTCCCGGCGACACCCCGGACACTCTGGCGGCCCGCGTTCTGGTGCAGGAGCACGCCGCTTATCCGGAGGCTGTGCGCACGGTCTGTGAAACCATTAAAAAATCCTCATAA